From Mastacembelus armatus chromosome 13, fMasArm1.2, whole genome shotgun sequence, one genomic window encodes:
- the LOC113144794 gene encoding RIMS-binding protein 2 codes for METRMELDVLIYPDEVRVATPEDLREWELETASQVSIPTVRLFVALYPYNPAAMSPNHDMAAEELPFVPGQIIKVSGDRDSDGFYYGESGGLSGYVPSNMVAEIPVEDDYLKHLLIQQGFLPVDHTGMSLTPALSSTARIPDDVVVRRMVALFDYDPWESSPNLDSEDELGFRAGDIIYVLGDMDQDGFFYGDLHGRQGLVPSNFLQPLPWD; via the exons ATGGAGACGAGGATGGAGCTGGATGTTTTGATATACCCAGATGAAGTGAGGGTTGCTACTCCAGAAGATCTCAGAGAATGGGAACTTGAGACTGCAAGTCAGGTGTCCATACCCACCGTCCGACTCTTTGTGGCACTTTATCCTTACAACCCTGCTGCAATGTCTCCCAACCATGACATGGCTGCAGAAGAGCTGCCTTTTGTACCAGGCCAGATCATCAAG gTGTCTGGAGACAGAGACTCTGATGGTTTCTATTATGGGGAGTCAGGTGGTCTTTCTGGTTATGTGCCAAGTAACATGGTGGCTGAAATACCAGTGGAGGATGACTACCTGAAGCATCTACTGATACAGCAGGGATTCCTCCCTGTGGACCACACAG GTATGTCCTTAACCCCAGCTCTGAGTAGCACAGCCAGGATCCCTGATGATGTGGTTGTTCGACGAATGGTGGCCTTATTTGATTATGATCCATGGGAAAGTTCTCCCAACCTGGACAGTGAA GACGAACTGGGCTTTCGTGCAGGAGACATCATATATGTGTTAGGTGACATGGATCAGGATGGATTTTTTTAT gggGATCTTCATGGACGACAAGGTTTGGTACCATCAAACTTCCTTCAGCCTCTACCCTGGGATTAG
- the ywhag2 gene encoding 14-3-3 protein gamma-B has protein sequence MVDREQLVQKARLAEQAERYDDMAAAMKSVTELNEALSNEERNLLSVAYKNVVGARRSSWRVISSIEQKTSADGNEKKIEMVRAYREKIEKELEAVCQDVLNLLDNFLIKNCSDTQHESKVFYLKMKGDYYRYLAEVATGEKRATVVESSEKAYNEAHEISKEHMQPTHPIRLGLALNYSVFYYEIQNAPEQACHLAKTAFDDAIAELDTLNEDSYKDSTLIMQLLRDNLTLWTSDQQDDEGGEGNN, from the exons atggtcgATCGCGAGCAGCTGGTGCAGAAAGCCAGGCTGGCTGAGCAGGCTGAGAGATATGATGATATGGCAGCTGCTATGAAATCG GTAACAGAGCTGAATGAGGCCCTGTCCAACGAGGAGAGGAACCTCTTGTCTGTGGCCTACAAGAACGTGGTCGGTGCCCGGCGCTCCTCCTGGAGGGTGATCTCCAGCATTGAGCAGAAAACTTCTGCCGACGGCAATGAAAAGAAGATTGAGATGGTCAGGGCCTACCGGGAGAAGATTGAGAAGGAGCTGGAGGCCGTGTGCCAGGATGTGCTCAACCTCCTGGACAACTTCTTGATCAAGAACTGCAGTGATACGCAGCACGAGAGCAAGGTGTTCTACCTAAAGATGAAGGGCGACTACTACCGGTACCTGGCTGAGGTGGCTACAGGGGAAAAGAGGGCCACCGTGGTCGAGTCATCAGAAAAGGCCTACAACGAGGCCCACGAAATCAGCAAGGAGCACATGCAGCCCACCCACCCCATTCGCCTGGGCTTAGCTCTCAACTACTCAGTGTTTTACTACGAGATCCAGAACGCCCCCGAGCAAGCCTGTCATCTGGCCAAGACCGCCTTCGATGACGCCATTGCTGAGCTCGACACCCTCAACGAGGACTCCTACAAAGACTCCACTCTCATCATGCAGCTGCTCCGAGACAACTTGACACTGTGGACAAGTGACCAGCAGGATGACGAGGGAGGGGAAGGCAACAATTAA